A stretch of the Archangium violaceum genome encodes the following:
- a CDS encoding mannosyltransferase family protein, producing the protein MLVHHFGLWASTAHRRGFPLLEGLQKWDASFYSSIATEGYTPHTWAFLPLYPMMVRLVRALLGGGVPPQLVGCVLSSACLLAFVFWAQRRGSEGDAIFPLAPRTGWGWFFFLYTPASYALHSHHTEGLFLLLSFGAFLSAWKERFWLTALFAALCVWTRNQGVFVAVAAALLLAERARGERDRLVRFAGIGVLSLAAFGGLLAVEWMDTGEPLAHLHAQAHWQHVDSAWSALRTLWFGNPGQHVGGWSLRRGIFFAVLLAVSLAMLRQSRPLALYGLLSLAVMLPQGDFANAFRFGAVLFPLLFWLGDWLATWPAWLRWPLAGYVLFFNHKVTHGYLIGVWAY; encoded by the coding sequence ATGCTGGTCCACCACTTCGGGCTGTGGGCGTCGACCGCGCATCGCCGGGGCTTTCCGCTGCTCGAGGGGTTGCAGAAGTGGGATGCCTCCTTCTACAGCTCCATCGCGACGGAGGGGTACACCCCGCATACGTGGGCGTTCCTGCCGCTCTACCCCATGATGGTGCGCCTGGTGCGGGCGCTCCTCGGCGGCGGAGTGCCTCCGCAGTTGGTGGGGTGCGTGCTGTCCTCGGCCTGCCTGCTGGCGTTCGTCTTCTGGGCGCAGCGGCGAGGTTCGGAGGGGGACGCGATCTTCCCGCTCGCTCCCCGGACGGGGTGGGGGTGGTTCTTCTTCCTCTACACCCCGGCCAGCTATGCCCTGCACTCGCACCACACCGAGGGGCTGTTCCTGCTGCTGTCCTTCGGCGCCTTCCTGTCCGCCTGGAAGGAGCGGTTCTGGCTGACGGCGCTGTTCGCCGCGCTGTGCGTGTGGACGCGCAACCAGGGCGTGTTCGTGGCGGTGGCCGCGGCGCTCCTGCTGGCCGAGCGCGCACGCGGGGAGCGTGACCGGCTCGTGCGCTTCGCCGGAATCGGAGTCCTGTCGCTCGCGGCGTTCGGAGGCCTGCTGGCCGTCGAGTGGATGGATACGGGGGAGCCGCTCGCGCACCTCCATGCCCAGGCGCACTGGCAGCACGTGGACTCCGCGTGGAGCGCGCTGCGCACCCTCTGGTTCGGAAACCCCGGGCAGCACGTGGGCGGGTGGTCGCTGCGGCGGGGCATCTTCTTCGCCGTGTTGCTCGCGGTCTCCCTGGCGATGCTTCGCCAGAGCCGGCCGCTCGCCCTCTACGGGCTGCTCTCGTTGGCCGTGATGCTGCCGCAGGGTGACTTCGCGAACGCCTTCCGGTTCGGCGCCGTGCTCTTCCCCCTGCTGTTCTGGTTGGGGGACTGGCTCGCCACGTGGCCGGCCTGGTTGCGCTGGCCCCTGGCGGGCTACGTCCTGTTCTTCAACCACAAGGTGACGCACGGGTACCTCATCGGCGTCTGGGCCTACTGA
- a CDS encoding HutD/Ves family protein → MRRLGPSDYRDMPWKNGGGVTRELLKLPHPSEPARFLARLSIASVAASGPFSVFPGIERTLLVLEGAGMALTLGGAPEVVLDRRSPPFVFPGEAETSCRLLEGPVRDFNLMVDRALVEASLEVVHLAPGGTRTVPGTGSVLLHGVEGRASLSGTPLAGEETLWLEAPGPLVLRSDEGARVIVIHLTRRESSSSGT, encoded by the coding sequence ATGAGACGACTCGGACCCTCTGACTACCGTGACATGCCCTGGAAGAACGGGGGCGGGGTGACCCGCGAGCTGTTGAAGCTGCCCCATCCCTCCGAGCCGGCTCGCTTCCTGGCTCGGTTGTCGATCGCCTCGGTCGCGGCCTCCGGGCCCTTCTCCGTGTTCCCCGGTATCGAGCGGACCCTCCTGGTGCTGGAGGGCGCGGGGATGGCGCTGACCCTCGGAGGGGCGCCGGAGGTGGTGCTCGACCGGCGCTCACCTCCGTTCGTGTTTCCCGGCGAGGCGGAGACCTCCTGCCGTCTGCTCGAGGGTCCGGTGCGCGACTTCAACCTCATGGTGGACCGGGCCCTGGTCGAAGCCTCGCTCGAGGTGGTCCATCTGGCTCCGGGAGGGACACGCACGGTCCCGGGGACGGGGAGCGTGTTGCTCCATGGTGTCGAGGGCCGGGCCTCGCTGTCCGGGACACCGTTGGCCGGGGAGGAGACGCTCTGGCTCGAAGCGCCAGGGCCGCTGGTATTGCGGAGCGATGAGGGCGCCAGGGTGATCGTCATCCACCTGACCCGCCGCGAGTCATCCTCTTCAGGGACGTGA
- a CDS encoding trehalase family glycosidase, which yields MPSWGPGLIVTLSMVASAAPEPAGGGYGDVRAYISRTWDVLTRTMDNCEVLKDPKVPERSVLYLPRDIPEPASVQQLRQKCPQVRIQRLPSDITAPGQVDVRALEAQGLLYLEHPYVVPGGMFNEMYGWDSYFIIRGLLRDGRRELARNMVRNFFFEIEHYGAVLNANRTYYLTRSQPPFLSSMVMAVHETLGAEERRAWLAEAYPHLVRDYEMWTQGAHLAGDTGLSRYFDHGQGPVPELSTHDRYYRDVVGYLVRHPEAGKPFLREVGPKAPVPTPTSPVFALQVCEQTLGTTSCTTQEALTLTEDYYKGDRSMRESGFDISFRFGPFSARTHHYAGVDLNSLLYKTETDLERISTALGRADEARRWRERAARRKQLMDKYLWDAERGMYFDHDFTTGQRSNYEYATTFYPLWAGLASPEQARALVGRLSHFEQPGGLAMSRQETNTQWDYPFGWAPIHLLTIEGLRRYGYDTDADRLSRKFLDTVAENFRRDGTIREKYNVVTRSSEMKRIVGYTENVAGFGWTNGVFLELLHGLQPEPARRVGRKPPPSPREQRP from the coding sequence ATGCCCTCATGGGGACCGGGGCTCATCGTCACGCTCTCGATGGTCGCGAGCGCCGCACCCGAGCCGGCCGGAGGCGGATACGGGGATGTCCGCGCGTACATCTCGCGCACCTGGGATGTGCTGACACGCACCATGGACAACTGTGAGGTCCTGAAGGATCCCAAGGTCCCGGAGCGCTCGGTGCTCTACCTGCCCAGGGACATCCCCGAGCCCGCGTCGGTCCAGCAACTGCGCCAGAAATGTCCCCAGGTGCGAATCCAACGCCTGCCTTCGGACATCACCGCGCCGGGCCAGGTGGACGTGCGCGCCCTCGAGGCGCAGGGACTGCTCTACCTGGAGCATCCGTATGTCGTGCCCGGCGGCATGTTCAACGAGATGTACGGATGGGACAGCTACTTCATCATCCGCGGGCTGCTGCGTGACGGGCGGCGGGAGCTGGCGCGGAACATGGTGCGCAACTTCTTCTTCGAGATCGAACACTACGGGGCAGTGCTCAACGCCAACCGGACCTACTACCTCACCCGCTCGCAGCCGCCCTTCCTTTCCTCGATGGTGATGGCGGTCCACGAAACCCTGGGCGCGGAAGAGCGACGCGCGTGGCTGGCCGAGGCCTACCCGCACCTGGTCCGCGACTACGAGATGTGGACCCAGGGGGCCCACCTGGCGGGGGACACGGGGCTGTCGCGCTACTTCGACCATGGCCAGGGGCCGGTCCCCGAGCTCTCGACGCACGATCGCTACTACCGCGATGTGGTGGGCTACCTCGTCCGCCACCCCGAGGCAGGCAAACCCTTCCTGCGCGAAGTGGGCCCAAAGGCCCCGGTGCCGACCCCGACGAGCCCCGTGTTCGCCCTGCAGGTGTGTGAGCAGACCCTCGGGACCACCTCCTGCACCACCCAGGAGGCCCTCACCCTCACCGAGGACTACTACAAGGGTGACCGCAGCATGCGCGAGTCCGGGTTCGACATCTCCTTCCGCTTCGGACCCTTCAGCGCGCGGACCCACCACTACGCCGGCGTGGACCTGAACAGCCTGCTGTACAAGACGGAGACGGACCTGGAGCGCATCAGCACGGCCCTGGGCCGCGCCGATGAAGCACGCAGGTGGCGGGAGCGCGCCGCGCGGCGCAAGCAGCTGATGGACAAGTACCTGTGGGATGCCGAGCGCGGCATGTACTTCGACCATGACTTCACGACCGGCCAGCGCTCGAATTACGAATACGCGACGACCTTCTATCCACTCTGGGCGGGGCTGGCGTCTCCCGAGCAGGCGCGGGCCCTGGTGGGCAGGCTCTCCCACTTCGAACAACCCGGTGGGCTGGCGATGAGCCGGCAGGAGACCAACACCCAGTGGGACTACCCCTTTGGGTGGGCCCCCATCCACCTGCTCACCATCGAGGGGCTGCGCCGCTACGGCTACGACACGGACGCCGACCGGCTCTCCCGGAAGTTCCTCGACACGGTCGCCGAGAACTTCCGCCGCGATGGGACCATCCGGGAGAAGTACAACGTGGTGACGCGCTCGTCGGAGATGAAGCGCATCGTGGGCTACACGGAGAACGTCGCCGGCTTCGGGTGGACCAACGGCGTCTTCCTGGAGCTCTTGCACGGGCTCCAGCCGGAGCCCGCTCGCCGCGTGGGACGCAAACCGCCCCCCTCGCCAAGGGAACAACGTCCGTAG